The Actinocorallia herbida DNA window CCGTCCGGGCTGAACGCCAGGGAGACGACGGCGCGGGACCAGGCGGCGCTCAGCTCGCCGGTCCGGGCGCGCCGGGCGACGTCCCACAACTCGACGTCGTAACCCTCTCCCCTGGCGATGGCGAGCGTCGCGCCGTCCGGGCTGAACTCGACGGCGAAGACCGTACCCCCCAGGGTGATCGGCGCGCCGTTCGCCTTTCCCGTGACCGCGTCCCACAGGAGAACCGTTCCGTCCCACCCGCCGGTCGCCAGCAGCCCGCTGTCGGGGCTGAAGGCCGTGCACGAGACGTTGCCGGTGTGCCCGGCGAGCGCGTTCACCCGCACCGGCGTCCGCTCCCATCGTGGGCTCTCGTCACCGGACCAGGGAGCGTCGCAGCCCGTCACGGCGGACAGTCCCGCCGCGCCCAGGCCGAGCAGGACGGAACGGCGGGAGACGACGGGCGGACGCATCGGACCTCGCAGTGCGGACACAAGCGCCGGGCGGGCGCCAAGACATGCTTCCGACGCTAGGGAGCGGGGGCACCCGCCCGGCAGGGCCCACGGTCCCATGGCCTCCGGGACCGGACCCGGGGCCCGGTCCCTGCGCGGTTCAGGACGCGTGTCCCGTCGGGAGGACGGACGGTCTCCCCTCCGGCTGCTCCGGAGCTCCCGTGCGCCCTCCTTCTGCGGGCGGTGCCTCGCGGCGGCCCGGCAGGAACAGCGCGGGGATCACCGCAAGGGCCAGCAGCGCCACCGCGAACCAGTAGGCGTGCCGGAAGTCCGCCGGACCGGCCGCGGCGACCTCCCCGCCGGCCCGCGAGGCCAGCAGCACCGACATGAGGGCGGTGCCCGAGGCCGAGCCGACCTGCATGACGATGGAGAGCGTGGTGCTGCCCGAGGGCATGTCGGCCGGGGCGAGCCCGCGGACGGCCGTGGTGTTCGTCGGCATGAGCACCATCCCCACGCCGACGCCCATCAGCATGAGGGCCGCGCACAGGCCGGGATAGGGGGTCTCCGGCCCCAGCCGGACGGCGAAGAGGGCGAGCCCCGAGGCGGCGATGAGCGCGCCCGAGGCGATGAGCAGCCGGGGCGAGACCCGGTCGACCAGGCGCGTGGCGACCTGCATGGACAGGCCCACCGCGAGCGCCAGCGGGATGCCCAGGAGGCCGGCCTGCGTCGCGCTCAGCCCGCGCGCGCTCTGGAAGTACATCGGGGCCAGCAGCATCGAGCCGAAGTAGGCGCAGGGGAAGAGCGTCACCGTCGCCATGCCGGCCGCGTAGGTGCGGTCTCGGAAGAGGTCGAGGCGCAGAAGCGGATGCCGGGCCGTGAGCGCTCGGACCGTGAACAGCGCGACGAGCACGATGCCCGCCGCCGTCGGCAGCAGCGCGAGCGGCCGGGTGAAGTCGCCGCCGGAGCCGCCCTCGGCGAGGCCGAAGATGAGCAGGGCCAACCCCGGCGAGAGGCTGAGCAGGCCCGGCACGTCCAGCGGCGGCCGGTCGGGCCGCGCGGTGTCGCGCGGCAGCAGGCGCAGGCCCAGCACGAAGGCCAGCACGCCGACCGGCAGGTTCACCAGGAAGATCCAGCGCCACGACGCGGCGTCGATGAGCCAGCCGCCGAGCACCGGGCCGGTGGCCGGCCCGAGCAGCACCGGCAGTCCGAGCACCGCCATCACCCGGCCCATCCGCGCCGGGTCGGCCAGCCGCATGGCCATGGCCATCCCGACGGGCACGAGCAGGCCGCCGCCCAGCCCCTGCACGACCCGCAGCGCGACGAGCGCGGGCACCGACGGCGCCAGGGCGGCCAGCCCGGAGCCGCACGCGAACAGGACGATCGCGGTCAGGTAGACGCGGCGGGCGCCGAACCGGGCCATGACCCACGACGTCAGCGGCACCGCGGCCGACAGGGCCAGCGTGTACCCGGTGGCGATCCACTGGACGTCCTGGACGGGCGCGTCGAACGCCTCGGCCAGCGGGAACATCGCGACGTTGACGATGGTCACGTCGAGCACGGCCAT harbors:
- a CDS encoding DHA2 family efflux MFS transporter permease subunit; the protein is MADRRGLGGLLTVVVIGSIMAVLDVTIVNVAMFPLAEAFDAPVQDVQWIATGYTLALSAAVPLTSWVMARFGARRVYLTAIVLFACGSGLAALAPSVPALVALRVVQGLGGGLLVPVGMAMAMRLADPARMGRVMAVLGLPVLLGPATGPVLGGWLIDAASWRWIFLVNLPVGVLAFVLGLRLLPRDTARPDRPPLDVPGLLSLSPGLALLIFGLAEGGSGGDFTRPLALLPTAAGIVLVALFTVRALTARHPLLRLDLFRDRTYAAGMATVTLFPCAYFGSMLLAPMYFQSARGLSATQAGLLGIPLALAVGLSMQVATRLVDRVSPRLLIASGALIAASGLALFAVRLGPETPYPGLCAALMLMGVGVGMVLMPTNTTAVRGLAPADMPSGSTTLSIVMQVGSASGTALMSVLLASRAGGEVAAAGPADFRHAYWFAVALLALAVIPALFLPGRREAPPAEGGRTGAPEQPEGRPSVLPTGHAS